A stretch of DNA from Planococcus antarcticus DSM 14505:
TTGAAACACTTAGACGAACTTTGGTCGAGTGTCTTAGCCCAAGTTGAAACAAAAATCTCCAAACCAAGTTTTGAAACGTGGTTAAAATCGACAAAACTTTTGTCCTACCAGGATGATACAGTCACTATTTCAGCGCCAAATTCCTTTGCCCGTGATTGGTTAGAAAACCATTACGTACATTTGATTACTGGAATTTTATCGGATTCCACCGGCGATGATATGCTGATTAAATTTGTTGTGCCCAAAGATCAAGATATGGATGATTTTCAACTCCCCGCACCTCGTGTTAAACCGGGACAAGACCAGCAGCAAGAATTTTTGCCTGGCATGCTGAATCCTAAATACACTTTCGATACGTTTGTAATTGGTTCAGGCAACCGCTTCGCCCATGCCGCCTCTTTAGCCGTGGCCGAAGCGCCAGCAAAAGCTTATAACCCGCTGTTTATCTATGGGGGAGTAGGACTTGGCAAGACACATTTAATGCATGCAATTGGACATTATGTCCTAGAACACAATCCAAATGCCAAAGTGGTTTACTTATCTTCGGAGAAATTTACAAACGAATTCATCAATTCGATTCGCGACAATAAAACAGGTGAATTCCGTGACAAATACAGGGGTGTAGACATCCTCTTGATTGATGATATTCAATTTTTAGCAGGTAAAGAGCAGACACAGGAAGAATTCTTCCATACATTTAACACGCTACACGAAGAATCCAAGCAGATCATCATTTCGAGTGACCGGCCTCCCAAAGAGATCCCGACACTAGAAGATCGGCTCCGTTCGCGCTTTGAATGGGGCTTGATCACGGATATCACACCTCCTGATTTAGAGACTCGGATTGCTATTTTGGGCAAAAAAGCAAAAGCTGATGGACTGGATATTCCGAACGACGTTATGACTTATATTGCTAATTCTATTGACTCAAATATCCGTGAACTTGAAGGAGCATTAATCCGGGTTGTGGCTTATTCCTCTTTGATCAACCGTGATATGAGCGCTGAACTGGCTGCTGAAGCTTTAAAAGACATCATGCCGAATTCGAAACCGAAAGTGATTACGATTTTGGACATCCAAAATGCAGTCGGTGACCAATTTAACGTCAAACTGGAAGATTTCAAAACCAAACGTCGTACAAAAGACATTGCGTATCCACGCCAAGTCGCCATGCACCTATCCCGTGAAATGACAGATTTCTCTTTACCCAAAATTGGAGAGGAATTTGGAGGACGTGACCATACAACCGTAATTCACGCCCACGATAAAATCTCTAAAATGCTAAAAGACAATCAGCAGCTCCAGCAGGACGTTAAAGATATCAAAAGTGCGCTTGGCAAGTAAAAGGCTGTGGATAACCCAGTAATTTAGCAAGCAGTTTATGCACAGTTTGTCTACATGTGGATAAACTGCTTTTATTGACTTTAAACGGCTTATCCACATATTC
This window harbors:
- the dnaA gene encoding chromosomal replication initiator protein DnaA, translated to MKHLDELWSSVLAQVETKISKPSFETWLKSTKLLSYQDDTVTISAPNSFARDWLENHYVHLITGILSDSTGDDMLIKFVVPKDQDMDDFQLPAPRVKPGQDQQQEFLPGMLNPKYTFDTFVIGSGNRFAHAASLAVAEAPAKAYNPLFIYGGVGLGKTHLMHAIGHYVLEHNPNAKVVYLSSEKFTNEFINSIRDNKTGEFRDKYRGVDILLIDDIQFLAGKEQTQEEFFHTFNTLHEESKQIIISSDRPPKEIPTLEDRLRSRFEWGLITDITPPDLETRIAILGKKAKADGLDIPNDVMTYIANSIDSNIRELEGALIRVVAYSSLINRDMSAELAAEALKDIMPNSKPKVITILDIQNAVGDQFNVKLEDFKTKRRTKDIAYPRQVAMHLSREMTDFSLPKIGEEFGGRDHTTVIHAHDKISKMLKDNQQLQQDVKDIKSALGK